One genomic window of Quercus lobata isolate SW786 chromosome 9, ValleyOak3.0 Primary Assembly, whole genome shotgun sequence includes the following:
- the LOC115960615 gene encoding alpha-1,3-arabinosyltransferase XAT3-like isoform X2 gives MMTDTVNRKDHLSNWNGSPYRRKVDKGVELVEPLEFTMRRLVRGEDRVQLETTGFSCHSDLHSEVCVAKKPVIIDNNALTAYLQSSQVQVNHTVRPYARKEDETAMVQVSPVQILHGNASLPACQFTHDVPAVVFSSGGFTGNLFHEFNELIIPLFITCYHFKSHLQFVITDFKPWWVRKYNQILTHLSKFEVINAAKDGGVHCFPGAVIGLKYHDNLALNPTEIPGGYSMFDFKHFLRETYNLKIKNVSDIEKPKLLLISRPKTRKFMNEDEMVDMMEELGFEVVVATPNRMSNLDKFAEVLNSCSVMVGAHGAGVTNTVFLPAGAVMVQVVPLGLDWASTAYFGGPAKEMGMHYLEYKIEPTESSLFKEYGPDHPVISDPMSIFLKGYNAARATYVDGQNLMINLVRFRETLEKAMKFLGH, from the exons ATGATGACAGACACAGTCAACA GGAAGGACCATCTATCAAATTGGAATGGTAGTCCCTACAGAAGAAAGGTTGATAAAGGCGTAGAACTTGTTGAACCTCTAGAATTTACTATGAGAAGATTAGTGAGAG GTGAAGATCGAGTTCAGCTTGAAACTACTGGTTTTTCTTGCCACTCTGACCTTCACTCAGAAGTATGTGTCGCAAAAAAACCAGTTATAATTGACAACAATGCATTAACTGCTTACCTACAATCCTCTCAAGTCCAAGTTAATCACACGGTTAGACCATATGCTAGGAAAGAGGATGAGACGGCTATGGTACAAGTCTCACCTGTGCAAATACTTCATGGAAATGCTAGCTTACCTGCTTGTCAATTCACTCATGATGTCCCAGCTGTTGTGTTCTCCTCTGGTGGCTTCACAGGCAACCTATTTCATGAGTTTAATGAGCTCATCATCCCCTTATTCATCACATGTTACCACTTTAAATCCCACCTACAATTTGTCATCACTGATTTTAAGCCTTGGTGGGTCAGAAAATACAATCAGATTCTAACCCACTTGTCAAAATTTGAGGTGATAAATGCAGCAAAAGATGGAGGTGTTCACTGCTTTCCCGGAGCAGTTATAGGGTTAAAGTACCATGACAATCTAGCCTTAAATCCTACAGAAATTCCTGGAGGGTATTCCATGTTTGACTTCAAGCATTTCCTAAGAGAAACATATAACCTGAAGATAAAGAATGTTTCTGATATAGAAAAGCCAAAGCTACTTCTCATATCTCGTCCTAAAACAAGAAAGTTTATGAATGAAGATGAAATGGTGGATATGATGGAGGAACTTGGTTTTGAAGTTGTTGTGGCAACACCTAATAGGATGTCAAACTTGGACAAGTTTGCAGAGGTACTCAACTCGTGTAGTGTCATGGTTGGAGCACATGGTGCTGGAGTTACAAATACTGTGTTCTTGCCTGCTGGGGCAGTAATGGTCCAAGTGGTGCCACTGGGGTTGGATTGGGCTTCAACAGCTTACTTTGGTGGACCAGCAAAAGAGATGGGGATGCATTATTTGGAGTACAAGATTGAGCCAACGGAGAGTTCGCTTTTCAAAGAGTATGGTCCAGACCACCCAGTAATTTCTGATCCCATGTCTATATTCTTGAAGGGCTACAATGCTGCAAGAGCTACATATGTTGACGGGCAGAACCTGATGATAAACTTGGTAAGGTTTAGGGAGACCCTTgagaaagcaatgaagtttcttGGACACTAA
- the LOC115960615 gene encoding alpha-1,3-arabinosyltransferase XAT3-like isoform X1, which translates to MGKESSRLVLGATSVVLLLVIFLLYAAYFTSDVNPFDSWKDHLSNWNGSPYRRKVDKGVELVEPLEFTMRRLVRGEDRVQLETTGFSCHSDLHSEVCVAKKPVIIDNNALTAYLQSSQVQVNHTVRPYARKEDETAMVQVSPVQILHGNASLPACQFTHDVPAVVFSSGGFTGNLFHEFNELIIPLFITCYHFKSHLQFVITDFKPWWVRKYNQILTHLSKFEVINAAKDGGVHCFPGAVIGLKYHDNLALNPTEIPGGYSMFDFKHFLRETYNLKIKNVSDIEKPKLLLISRPKTRKFMNEDEMVDMMEELGFEVVVATPNRMSNLDKFAEVLNSCSVMVGAHGAGVTNTVFLPAGAVMVQVVPLGLDWASTAYFGGPAKEMGMHYLEYKIEPTESSLFKEYGPDHPVISDPMSIFLKGYNAARATYVDGQNLMINLVRFRETLEKAMKFLGH; encoded by the exons ATGGGGAAGGAATCCAGCAGATTAGTGCTTGGTGCAACTTCAGTAGTATTATTGCTTGTTATCTTCTTGCTTTATGCTGCATATTTCACATCCGATGTTAACCCATTTGATTCAT GGAAGGACCATCTATCAAATTGGAATGGTAGTCCCTACAGAAGAAAGGTTGATAAAGGCGTAGAACTTGTTGAACCTCTAGAATTTACTATGAGAAGATTAGTGAGAG GTGAAGATCGAGTTCAGCTTGAAACTACTGGTTTTTCTTGCCACTCTGACCTTCACTCAGAAGTATGTGTCGCAAAAAAACCAGTTATAATTGACAACAATGCATTAACTGCTTACCTACAATCCTCTCAAGTCCAAGTTAATCACACGGTTAGACCATATGCTAGGAAAGAGGATGAGACGGCTATGGTACAAGTCTCACCTGTGCAAATACTTCATGGAAATGCTAGCTTACCTGCTTGTCAATTCACTCATGATGTCCCAGCTGTTGTGTTCTCCTCTGGTGGCTTCACAGGCAACCTATTTCATGAGTTTAATGAGCTCATCATCCCCTTATTCATCACATGTTACCACTTTAAATCCCACCTACAATTTGTCATCACTGATTTTAAGCCTTGGTGGGTCAGAAAATACAATCAGATTCTAACCCACTTGTCAAAATTTGAGGTGATAAATGCAGCAAAAGATGGAGGTGTTCACTGCTTTCCCGGAGCAGTTATAGGGTTAAAGTACCATGACAATCTAGCCTTAAATCCTACAGAAATTCCTGGAGGGTATTCCATGTTTGACTTCAAGCATTTCCTAAGAGAAACATATAACCTGAAGATAAAGAATGTTTCTGATATAGAAAAGCCAAAGCTACTTCTCATATCTCGTCCTAAAACAAGAAAGTTTATGAATGAAGATGAAATGGTGGATATGATGGAGGAACTTGGTTTTGAAGTTGTTGTGGCAACACCTAATAGGATGTCAAACTTGGACAAGTTTGCAGAGGTACTCAACTCGTGTAGTGTCATGGTTGGAGCACATGGTGCTGGAGTTACAAATACTGTGTTCTTGCCTGCTGGGGCAGTAATGGTCCAAGTGGTGCCACTGGGGTTGGATTGGGCTTCAACAGCTTACTTTGGTGGACCAGCAAAAGAGATGGGGATGCATTATTTGGAGTACAAGATTGAGCCAACGGAGAGTTCGCTTTTCAAAGAGTATGGTCCAGACCACCCAGTAATTTCTGATCCCATGTCTATATTCTTGAAGGGCTACAATGCTGCAAGAGCTACATATGTTGACGGGCAGAACCTGATGATAAACTTGGTAAGGTTTAGGGAGACCCTTgagaaagcaatgaagtttcttGGACACTAA
- the LOC115962288 gene encoding ribonuclease 3-like protein 2 isoform X2, whose protein sequence is MMNAMDLDPQLGISTHWCTDLYNLPMPASPFLYTIHTTTSLSSSSSSSPPPSTSGGAADDMASSIRAVEEILSYRFNDKSLLKEALTHSSYNNGESFKSYQRLEFVGDAVLGLALSNYVFLAYPNLEPGQLSSLRAANISTEKLARVAVRHGLHRFIRHHAAPLHDKIFRALLEPIVTLEDLQKQPQPVTMLFELCQKQGKQVDIKYWKNGEKNIATVYVDGKFIASGSSEKKEIAKLNAAKQALLKLSKSMPTNFGRLDFSFGLNKSFEIDGAKQKLHELCGKKKWPKPIYSLEKDEGPPHDKKYVSSVQIPTVDGVLYIEGDEKSRVKEAQNSAASWIIRALQESNYL, encoded by the exons atGATGAATGCAATGGATTTGGATCCTCAGCTTGGTATCTCCACACACTGGTGCACCGATCTCTACAATCTCCCTATGCCCGCCTCACCTTTCCTCTACACAATCCACACCACCACCTcactctcctcctcctcctcctcctcaccACCGCCGTCCACATCCGGTGGTGCTGCTGATGACATGGCATCTTCGATAAGAGCCGTGGAAGAAATCCTCTCCTACAGGTTCAATGACAAGTCGCTACTAAAAGAAGCACTCACTCACTCCTCTTATAACAACGGCGAGTCGTTCAAGTCCTACCAGCGCCTCGAGTTTGTCGGCGACGCCGTGCTCGGGCTCGCTCTCAGCAATTACGTCTTCTTGGCTTACCCTAACCTCGAGCCTGGACAGCTCTCGTCTCTACGCGCCGCCAATATCAGCACCGAGAAACTCGCCCGCGTCGCCGTCCGCCACGGCCTCCACCGCTTTATCAGACACCATGCCGCCCCTCTTCATGATAAG aTTTTTAGGGCTCTCTTGGAACCTATCGTCACACTTGAAGACTTGCAAAAACAACCACAGCCTGTCACGATGTTGTTTGAGTTGTGTCAGAAGCAAGGGAAGCAAGTTGACATTAAGTATTGGAAGAATGGGGAAAAGAATATTGCGACTGTATATGTTGATGGTAAATTTATTGCCTCAGGTTCTTCTGAGAAGAAGGAAATTGCAAAGCTTAATGCAGCAAAGCAAGCTTTGCTCAAGTTATCGAAATCTATGCCCACTAACTTCGGGAggttagatttttcttttgggctcAATAAGTCATTTGAGATTGATGGAGCGAAGCAGAAGTTACATGAGCTTTGTGGCAAGAAAAAATGGCCTAAGCCTATTTACAG CCTTGAGAAGGATGAGGGTCCACCACACGACAAGAAATATGTTTCATCAGTTCAAATACCAACAGTAGATGGTGTGTTATATATTGAGGGAGATGAAAAGTCCAGAGTAAAGGAAGCACAAAATTCTGCAGCTTCCTGGATTATCCGTGCCTTACAAGAATCTAATTATCTATGA
- the LOC115962288 gene encoding ribonuclease 3-like protein 2 isoform X1: MMNAMDLDPQLGISTHWCTDLYNLPMPASPFLYTIHTTTSLSSSSSSSPPPSTSGGAADDMASSIRAVEEILSYRFNDKSLLKEALTHSSYNNGESFKSYQRLEFVGDAVLGLALSNYVFLAYPNLEPGQLSSLRAANISTEKLARVAVRHGLHRFIRHHAAPLHDKIKEFADAVSLEDDTVVYGGLVKAPKILADIVESVAAAIYVDLNLDLQQLWVIFRALLEPIVTLEDLQKQPQPVTMLFELCQKQGKQVDIKYWKNGEKNIATVYVDGKFIASGSSEKKEIAKLNAAKQALLKLSKSMPTNFGRLDFSFGLNKSFEIDGAKQKLHELCGKKKWPKPIYSLEKDEGPPHDKKYVSSVQIPTVDGVLYIEGDEKSRVKEAQNSAASWIIRALQESNYL; this comes from the exons atGATGAATGCAATGGATTTGGATCCTCAGCTTGGTATCTCCACACACTGGTGCACCGATCTCTACAATCTCCCTATGCCCGCCTCACCTTTCCTCTACACAATCCACACCACCACCTcactctcctcctcctcctcctcctcaccACCGCCGTCCACATCCGGTGGTGCTGCTGATGACATGGCATCTTCGATAAGAGCCGTGGAAGAAATCCTCTCCTACAGGTTCAATGACAAGTCGCTACTAAAAGAAGCACTCACTCACTCCTCTTATAACAACGGCGAGTCGTTCAAGTCCTACCAGCGCCTCGAGTTTGTCGGCGACGCCGTGCTCGGGCTCGCTCTCAGCAATTACGTCTTCTTGGCTTACCCTAACCTCGAGCCTGGACAGCTCTCGTCTCTACGCGCCGCCAATATCAGCACCGAGAAACTCGCCCGCGTCGCCGTCCGCCACGGCCTCCACCGCTTTATCAGACACCATGCCGCCCCTCTTCATGATAAG ATTAAAGAATTTGCTGATGCAGTCAGTCTGGAGGACGATACAGTTGTATATGGCGGATTAGTAAAAGCCCCAAAGATTCTTGCTGACATTGTAGAGTCTGTGGCAGCAGCTATATATGTTGATCTCAATCTCGACCTGCAACAATTATGGGTC aTTTTTAGGGCTCTCTTGGAACCTATCGTCACACTTGAAGACTTGCAAAAACAACCACAGCCTGTCACGATGTTGTTTGAGTTGTGTCAGAAGCAAGGGAAGCAAGTTGACATTAAGTATTGGAAGAATGGGGAAAAGAATATTGCGACTGTATATGTTGATGGTAAATTTATTGCCTCAGGTTCTTCTGAGAAGAAGGAAATTGCAAAGCTTAATGCAGCAAAGCAAGCTTTGCTCAAGTTATCGAAATCTATGCCCACTAACTTCGGGAggttagatttttcttttgggctcAATAAGTCATTTGAGATTGATGGAGCGAAGCAGAAGTTACATGAGCTTTGTGGCAAGAAAAAATGGCCTAAGCCTATTTACAG CCTTGAGAAGGATGAGGGTCCACCACACGACAAGAAATATGTTTCATCAGTTCAAATACCAACAGTAGATGGTGTGTTATATATTGAGGGAGATGAAAAGTCCAGAGTAAAGGAAGCACAAAATTCTGCAGCTTCCTGGATTATCCGTGCCTTACAAGAATCTAATTATCTATGA